A genomic window from Nicotiana sylvestris chromosome 11, ASM39365v2, whole genome shotgun sequence includes:
- the LOC138880680 gene encoding uncharacterized protein has translation MSAISLRGILETNKLVGPNFDDWYRNLRIVLMHEKLIHVIDKHAKEVPDENDDDATKIYQKYFEECLTTKCIILASMNSELQRKHQDMDPTAIIEHLKKMFGTQSRTTRYQLSKALLDPN, from the coding sequence atgtctgCTATTTCACTACGTGgaatacttgagaccaacaagttggtaggaccaaactttgatgattggtacagaaatttgagaattgttctcatgcatgaaaagcttATTCATGTGATCGATAAGCATGCCAAGGAAGTCCCAGATGAGAATGATGATGATGCCACCAAGATTTATCAGAAATACTTCGAAGAATGTCTTACTACCAAATGcatcattctcgcttctatgaATTCTGAACTACAAAGAAAACATCAGGATATGGATCCAACTGCAATCATTGAACATCTTAAGAAGATGTTTGGTACACAAAGCAGGACAACTAGATACCAGCTATCTAAGGCTTTATTGGATCCAAATTGA